From a single Oncorhynchus tshawytscha isolate Ot180627B linkage group LG33, Otsh_v2.0, whole genome shotgun sequence genomic region:
- the tmem135 gene encoding transmembrane protein 135 isoform X1 — protein sequence MMLSCLVYVRKLLGGFTSWSAGFGAALPASYISILMERKSRRGLLTIYMANLATETLFRMAVTRGIVNPLKHGEVLLFCMTASLYMFFFRSKDGLKGFSFSALKFIVGKEEIPTHSNLSEHSYPQPPETSVNTESQRSTGSPASGRKSLITLTRRLLESICKHGPRHRCCKHYQDNCIVYCVKGFIRMFSVGYLIQCCLKVPSAFRQVFTKPSRLPSLFYNKENFQLGAFLGSFVSIYKGTSCLLRWVRNIDDELHALIAGFLAGMSMFFYKSTTISMYLFSKLVETIYFKGIETGHLPYFSQADTIIYAISTAICFQAAVMEVQNLRPSYWKFLLRLTKGRFAFMNRRVLDVFGTQASRDFHGFMPNRTPVSPPRP from the exons ATGATGTTATCTTGTTTGGTGTATGTTAGGAAACTGCTGGGTGGCTTCACCTCCTGGTCCGCTGGGTTCGGAGCAGCTCTACCTGCCTCTTACATCTCTATCCTCATGGAACGCAAGAGCAG GAGAGGTCTGCTGACGATCTACATGGCCAACCTG GCGACAGAGACCTTGTTCCGTATGGCTGTCACACGAGGCATCGTCAACCCCCTCAAACACGGGGAg gttctgCTGTTCTGTATGACAGCATCTCTTTACATGTTCTTCTTCAGGAGTAAAGATGGACTTAAAGGATTCTCCTTCTCAGCGCTCAA GTTCATCGTTGGGAAGGAGGAGATTCCAACACACTCCAACCTGTCCGAGCACAGCTATCCACAACCCCCGGAGACATCCGTCAACACAGAGTCACAGAGGTCAACAGGAAGCCCCGCATCCGGCAGGAAGTCCCTCATCACCCTCACCAGGAGACTGCTAGAATCTAT ATGCAAGCATGGACCCAGACATCGATGTTGTAAACACTATCAGGACAACTGCATAGTCTACTGTGTCAAG GGCTTCATCCGTATGTTCAGTGTGGGCTACCTGATCCAGTGTTGTCTGAAGGTTCCGTCAGCGTTCCGCCAGGTCTTCACGAAGCCGTcccgcctcccctctctcttctacaACAAAGAGAACTTCCAGCTGGGGGCTTTCCTAGGGTCCTTCGTCTCTATATACAAG gggaCCAGCTGCTTGCTGCGTTGGGTGCGTAACATTGATGACGAGCTCCACGCACTCATAGCGG ggttcCTGGCTGGCATGTCCATGTTCTTCTACAAAAGCACAACAATCTCCATGTACCTGTTCTCCAAGCTAGTGGAG ACCATATACTTTAAAGGCATTGAGACGGGTCACCTCCCCTACTTCTCCCAGGCTGACACCATTATCTACGCCATATCTACCGCAATCTGCTTCCAGGCt GCGGTGATGGAGGTGCAGAATCTCAGACCCTCCTACTGGAAGTTTCTCCTCAGGCTCACCAAGGGCAG gtTTGCTTTTATGAACAGGAGGGTGCTGGATGTGTTTGGGACTCAGGCCTCCAGAGACTTCCATGGATTCATGCCCAACAGAACCCCCGTTTCGCCACCCCGACCCTGA
- the tmem135 gene encoding transmembrane protein 135 isoform X2, whose translation MERKSRRGLLTIYMANLATETLFRMAVTRGIVNPLKHGEVLLFCMTASLYMFFFRSKDGLKGFSFSALKFIVGKEEIPTHSNLSEHSYPQPPETSVNTESQRSTGSPASGRKSLITLTRRLLESICKHGPRHRCCKHYQDNCIVYCVKGFIRMFSVGYLIQCCLKVPSAFRQVFTKPSRLPSLFYNKENFQLGAFLGSFVSIYKGTSCLLRWVRNIDDELHALIAGFLAGMSMFFYKSTTISMYLFSKLVETIYFKGIETGHLPYFSQADTIIYAISTAICFQAAVMEVQNLRPSYWKFLLRLTKGRFAFMNRRVLDVFGTQASRDFHGFMPNRTPVSPPRP comes from the exons ATGGAACGCAAGAGCAG GAGAGGTCTGCTGACGATCTACATGGCCAACCTG GCGACAGAGACCTTGTTCCGTATGGCTGTCACACGAGGCATCGTCAACCCCCTCAAACACGGGGAg gttctgCTGTTCTGTATGACAGCATCTCTTTACATGTTCTTCTTCAGGAGTAAAGATGGACTTAAAGGATTCTCCTTCTCAGCGCTCAA GTTCATCGTTGGGAAGGAGGAGATTCCAACACACTCCAACCTGTCCGAGCACAGCTATCCACAACCCCCGGAGACATCCGTCAACACAGAGTCACAGAGGTCAACAGGAAGCCCCGCATCCGGCAGGAAGTCCCTCATCACCCTCACCAGGAGACTGCTAGAATCTAT ATGCAAGCATGGACCCAGACATCGATGTTGTAAACACTATCAGGACAACTGCATAGTCTACTGTGTCAAG GGCTTCATCCGTATGTTCAGTGTGGGCTACCTGATCCAGTGTTGTCTGAAGGTTCCGTCAGCGTTCCGCCAGGTCTTCACGAAGCCGTcccgcctcccctctctcttctacaACAAAGAGAACTTCCAGCTGGGGGCTTTCCTAGGGTCCTTCGTCTCTATATACAAG gggaCCAGCTGCTTGCTGCGTTGGGTGCGTAACATTGATGACGAGCTCCACGCACTCATAGCGG ggttcCTGGCTGGCATGTCCATGTTCTTCTACAAAAGCACAACAATCTCCATGTACCTGTTCTCCAAGCTAGTGGAG ACCATATACTTTAAAGGCATTGAGACGGGTCACCTCCCCTACTTCTCCCAGGCTGACACCATTATCTACGCCATATCTACCGCAATCTGCTTCCAGGCt GCGGTGATGGAGGTGCAGAATCTCAGACCCTCCTACTGGAAGTTTCTCCTCAGGCTCACCAAGGGCAG gtTTGCTTTTATGAACAGGAGGGTGCTGGATGTGTTTGGGACTCAGGCCTCCAGAGACTTCCATGGATTCATGCCCAACAGAACCCCCGTTTCGCCACCCCGACCCTGA